One genomic segment of Protaetiibacter intestinalis includes these proteins:
- a CDS encoding phosphodiesterase produces MVQLGQHAPPIHVIAHVSDTHLLGGGRPLYGVVDTDATVARAFAQLERSGMRPEAIVITGDLADLGEPDAYLRLKALVEPPAERMGARVIWVMGNHDEREPFSSLLMGEEPTTAVQDRVYDVNGLRIIALDSTVPGYHHGDLEPAQLDWLREQLATPAPHGTLLALHHPPIPTPVELMAILELDHQTELAEVVRGSDVRAILAGHLHYSTTGTFAGVPVSVAAATCYTIDTSAEPGSLAGLDGGQTFNLVHVYDDQVVHSIVPIGDAPRIAGFSGAFLDALAAMTPEERREAFSNKRSTFNLEDHLRSAAG; encoded by the coding sequence ATGGTCCAGCTCGGGCAGCACGCACCGCCCATCCACGTGATCGCCCACGTGAGCGACACGCATCTGCTCGGGGGAGGGCGGCCCCTGTACGGGGTCGTCGACACCGACGCCACGGTCGCCCGCGCCTTCGCCCAGCTCGAACGATCGGGGATGCGCCCGGAGGCGATCGTCATCACGGGCGACCTCGCCGACCTCGGCGAGCCGGATGCCTACCTGCGACTCAAAGCGCTCGTCGAGCCGCCGGCCGAGCGGATGGGGGCGCGCGTCATCTGGGTCATGGGCAACCACGACGAGCGCGAGCCGTTCTCCTCCCTGCTGATGGGGGAGGAGCCGACGACGGCCGTCCAGGACCGCGTCTACGACGTGAACGGGCTGCGGATCATCGCCCTCGACTCGACCGTTCCCGGCTACCACCACGGCGACCTCGAGCCCGCCCAGCTCGACTGGCTGCGCGAGCAGCTCGCCACCCCCGCGCCGCACGGCACGCTGCTGGCGCTGCACCATCCGCCCATCCCGACCCCCGTCGAGCTCATGGCGATCCTCGAACTCGACCACCAGACCGAACTCGCCGAGGTCGTGCGCGGCAGCGACGTGCGGGCGATCCTCGCCGGCCACCTGCACTACTCGACCACCGGCACCTTCGCGGGCGTCCCCGTGTCGGTCGCGGCGGCCACCTGCTACACGATCGACACGAGCGCCGAGCCGGGCAGCCTCGCCGGCCTCGACGGCGGCCAGACCTTCAACCTCGTGCACGTGTACGACGACCAGGTCGTGCACTCGATCGTCCCCATCGGCGACGCCCCGCGCATCGCCGGTTTCTCGGGCGCCTTCCTCGACGCCCTCGCCGCGATGACCCCCGAGGAGCGTCGCGAAGCCTTCTCCAACAAGCGCTCCACCTTCAACCTCGAAGACCACCTCCGCTCCGCCGCCGGCTGA